The Vitis vinifera cultivar Pinot Noir 40024 chromosome 18, ASM3070453v1 region GCAATTGGTTGGCTTCAGTTTATAAATCTCTAAAGAAGACataaaaagaagggagtgaAGATAATATATCAAAGATTGATTTGCAGAAAGCTTCAAAGCATCATTATTTTAAGCAAATTCAAATTGAATACTTTGATTCCATTTACTACAGGAAGATCTCAAAGAACCAATGGGTTTAATATCTTAACATCAAAAGGAGGCACTCTTGAAGTCTTCTAAAATATGGAGCAAATAAGAAATCAcatgaaacaaaaaaggaaCAATCCAAAAACACTCCACAATCAAGAAACGAATCAACTTCAATTTATTATCAATAGAAGTACAAAAGCTCCTCTTGCTTTGTCatttgacaagaaaaaaaaaacaaccaaaattCCTAAAATTCATATTacaaaagagaaaggaaaatgaaaattccTTGTTTGGTTATAgtaggaaaataaaagagaaagcaCAGTTAATTGGTTACAAATATTCAAATAGTGAAATATGGAGATTATGAATTTCaacttgttttatttatttttagataaacaAACAGAGAAAATAAGTTTTCAGATTTCCAACGAAGGTCAAAAGATACACAAAGAATGGGACCCTAACATTTTATCTTGACTATCACTTTgttttgctaagctttgaataaaaagtaaacaaaaatcaCTTTGTttgatcaatttaaaaaataagatgcCTATGTCATGCAAAGAAATCAAACTAAAGTCCTCAGGAAAATCACATAGAGAAAGAAATCatgtttttcaaagaaaaatcattttcttatgtAATGAGAATtcatgaagaaattatgtttttttagtGAGAAATTAAAGAGAAATTAGGGTAggaaatcaaatcaaatagaAATCTTACCTAGATGTGAGAAATATGCTTTGCTAGGTCTTGGTGAATAGACTATCATGAACGAGATGCATATAAACACTTAGGTGTTATGACATCTATTGAAGCAAGAAACCTTAACACACCCATATTTACCACAAAAattaaattgcttttaaaacatatatatgaGTGCAATAGGAAAAACTACCACAACCATAGAAGAATGACAAAGTAAACCTACATCTGCATCAAGTGCACACCTATATCAAAATGTTACTAGTAGACCTAGTTATTATTGTGGTCGTGACAATACACCTTTGCAAGAAAATTTTCCCTGCTTAATTTGGTTCATCAAACCCTATAGATGAGAACATAATGTAACCATgactatatattaattttaattgtaattttttaagcCCCTACCACAATTTTGATAAGTGATAGCACTATCTTATTAGTTTATGGACATCAGTTCATGGTGACTCTGCATGTAGTAGATAGTAAGCCACAAACTCAAGCTATGCtcattgtaatttcataggaCACTGaagtttagttgatttttttcagtgaaatgttgaattaacttcaaaattggattttgaggaaacTGGTATTTTCCTATTagtcctagtggtccccactTTAGCTCATGAAGGTATGTTTGTTTTGAAGGATTTGGGTTTCTGGTTCATAAGTATGCATAAGAGCATTTTGATAAAAGCGCAAGgttgcactagatcttatgaattgtctttttAGTAcatgctaattaattaattgaagcccACTGtggataattaattaattaaaactcagGTGAGCTAGATTAGGTTGACCCAAGGCCaatttgggctcaagtcacttaagcccataggaagccttataaatacccctatTCATAGGACTAAATGTTCCTTAGATTACATCCTTTCAAATCTTTGAGGTTCTTCTCAAGTTGTATCATATAGTGGTGGCAGATATATGAGATTACTTTAATTAAAAAGGCTTGGGTATATATCCTAAAACATAAGAATGACGTCTTTGGGAAGTTCAAGCAATGGAAAGCTATGATTGAGAAATAGATATGAAAACAAATCAAGTGCTTGGGGACTGATAATAGTAAGGAATTCTGTTGGAAAAAGTTCAATAAGTTTTGCAAGATTGAAGGTATTGTGAGACACCACATAGTTAGGcatactccacaacaaaatagCATTGTAGAACAAATGAATAGAATTTTTATAGAGGGAGCACAGTGCATGCTTTCTAATATAAGGTTGTTAAAGGAATTTTAGGTTGAAGCAATAAATTCAGTTTCTTATCTTGTGAATAAATCTCCTTCAATTCCTATCAATTATAAGATTCTTGAAAAGGTATAGTTTGGTTACCCCTCTAATTATGCTCctttaattagaattttttgtttcttgtttatGCTCATGTGAATGAAGATAAGTTGGAACCAAGGGCAATAAAGTATGCATATTTTTAGGATATGCAAAAGACGTGAGAGGGTATAGGTCGTCGTGCCCAAATTAAAGTTTGCGAAATTTCTTATTAGTAAGGATGTGGCTTTTCAATGAGGCTATAATGTTGAGtcataagaaagagaaatttgatgcaaaaaaacatagaaagaaTGATTTCAATAAAGCCAAAAGAGAAAGAGGTAAAATATCTTGATGCTAAAAAAAATGCACTACAAGAGCATTAATATTGTTTTGGCTAAAGATAGAATAAGGAGACAAATTAAACCACCTCAGAGGTGTGCTTATGGAAATTTGATTGCATCAACTTGAGGGATTCATTATTTCGGGAAAGGAATaccatttttatttgttgaataAATCTCTTTATGGTTTGAAGTAATCTACTAGTTAGTGGTATAAAAAGTTTGAGACTTTATGATTGGTAATGGCTATCACAGAAGTGAGCATGACAATTGTGTATATCACAAGGAATTATTTGATAgctctttcatttatttattattatatattgatGCCATGTTAATTGCCTGCAAGAATATGTCTAAAATCAACAAGTTGAAAACTTAACTTTGGAGAGAGTTTGAAATGAAAGGCCTTAGAGTTGCGAAGAAAATATTGAGTATGAAAAATCATAGATACTGAGAAGCAAGTGAATTGTacttatcacaaaaaaaaaaaaaaaaatacattgagAAAGTATTGGAACATTTTGGAATGCAAGGGTCAAAACCAATGAGTACTTTATTAATAGCTCACTTCAAACTTTCAAGTGCTCTATCACAGTCAAGGAATAGGGGCAACACATGTCACATGTTCCTTATGCTAGTGCAACTGGGAGCATTATGTATGCTATAGTTTGCACTAGGCTTGACATTTCATATGTAGTTAGTGTGGTGATCAATAGATACAATGATTGTCCTAGAAAGATCCATTGGTAAGTAGTGAAATGGATACTTCGATACTTGGGAAGAACATCACATGTTAGCTTAGCATATGATAAAAATAGTGACGTCTTTTGGGTCAATTGTTAGCTATGTTGATTCCAACTATATTGGAGATTTGGATAGACGTAGGACTCTAATAGGATATGTATTCAATTTATGTGGTAGTGTTATTAGTTAGAAAGCAACCTAGCAATCAATAAATGTTTTgtcaacaactaaaacagaatacATAGTAGTCGCATAAACAATGAAAGAAGCTATTTGACTTAAGGAGTTGGTTGACAATATGGACTTACAAGAGGAGTTGATTAGTGTATATTGTGATAACCAAAGTATcgtaaatttgattaaaaaattagatgttCCATGAgaggaccaaacatattgatgtcAGAATGCATTTTATTAGGAATATGATTGCACATGGTGCTattgcaatgaaaaaaattcttatagtGGACAATCTCGTAGATATGATGACTAAGCTCATTCCTACAATTAAGTTCAGGCATTGCTTGGGCTTAATTAGTGTTGGTAGTATCTGAAGGCCCCTTAGGGGTGTGAGAGTAAAGTAACATGGAAGACTTTCGAGTTTGTTTGAATCTTGAGAATTTGAGCCAGGGTAGAGATGGTTAGAAAGTGTCTCGAATTCTATTTTTGAGCAAATTGGAAAGTTATTGATAGTTTCCTAATAGAAAATATTCATAAGAGAATTTCCTATTATCATAAAGGAAATATCCTATTGTGAGATCTTTATTTTAGGAATAAGTATCTTTAACAATTATGCAATTAGTTTCCTATATGGAATCTTCCTAcgtaattaagaaaaaaaatataggaagagATTTTGACCAAAGAGTGAGAGTATCTTTTAGGGTGTATTTGGGACTTTGGGATTTGAGAGCTCTAGGGTTGTTATCTCTTTCAACAATAGTGGAAGTTCTTTTTTGTATTCGCTTGTGGACATAGGCTTTAGGTCAAACCACATAAATTATTGTATGTTTTGTGTACTTTCTATtttcgttttattttttttttctccctattaTTATCCTTTGTTATTGTTTATCACAACAAATAAGTGAGTTGAATCGGTGTCATATTAGCTAAACTGTAGAGAATTTCTTAAGAAGTTAGATAAGTTTTAACTATTATTAGAATTAATAACTTTGATTTGaatagttaattaattttgatttgaacaattaattttgttaataaaaatataggCATATGATTTAGtattattagaaattattttattgagaaatgagaaatttaatttaggaattaaaaaaacaatagttttagaaattaaaatatgtttgagaTGATGTATAGGAATTAATATGGGGAAATTGtgagcaataataataataaataataatataaaggaaaaaaaaagaggaaaaaagttGAAAGCCGGGTGAATATGTGTAGtaaaattaagaatgaaaaaaaaaagttggagagGAAGAGGTAGGGGCCAAAGGTCAAAACCACTTAAGGAAATGAgggaaaatagagaaaatgagaaagggagagatagagagagaaagagagagaggcaGAGAggtgagaaaaaagaaaaataaaagaaaagaaagggagaGTTCTATAGTGTGGGTCTGTAGAAAGCGGTTTGATAGAACAAACATGGTTTGTTTCATGTGAAATTTTAGGAGgatattctattttatataagaaacaTTGTTACAGAGTGCGATTTCAAAGTTAATAGTTggatttttaactttattttattttgtaaggtggtttattcataatatttttatttaatatattttggaaaaaaaattatagatattaTTGTAGTGAAGTAGATATGCTTATATCTATGATGCCAACATGTGATTTGGTATgagcatagtttaaattttatttccttggtgatttaataatttttttattgatgttaGTGAAATAAtgataaaggaaaatgatatgaTCATTGgttgataatttaattaataaaaattgaagaaaaattatgtgTGTGTATGTAATGATGATAGATTatgtgaaatgaaaaaaaaaaacaatgaaaaagaaaagctcATCAAAAAGAGTGGATTAAGAAGAAAGTGGGTTCTTtagtatgaaaaatacaaaaatctatttcaatGTGACCCTAAATGAGGAGTGTATTTAGGTACAAACGTGTATCATTCAGTGAAAACTTGAGACCAATTGTGCATTATATGATTTGGTGTATCCATCTCCAGTTgcattttctattaattatcaatatatgtatatataatatattcaaattaaaagaaGATATTCAATgtatattttaatgtattttaacATTTGATTATTATGTGTTAACTCTCTTAGGTGTTAGACACCCTACTGAACAATGTCAAAATGTTcatccctttaaaaaaaatttgatgcaaaTATTGTTCTTGGTGACCTATAAGTAGATTAAGGAGGGAGGGTCATGAGCTACTTAAAAATATTGGTGTTAAACTTTTGGACATGTGTTCATTTGGTGAATTTGGGtatatgtaatttaattatACTTTGATTGGTTGTAGACAAATTGTAGGAACATTTAATTAGATGCACTTTTATTGCAACCGTGACTATACACCATGGCAGGATTTTTTATCCACTTAATTTTTTGCTCTATCAAACTTTCTAGATGGGGTTATACTTTGTCCATGGCTATTTTGTGACTATATCTTATATTTCTTGTTGTGACTTACTCAAAGAAAATTTGGATAGGTTGATATCATAAAAGAGTGCAtaggaatataaaatatttcaacgAGAGTTGTTATTAGAATATTGCATTGTATGTATTGCCTTAAATCTATCTAATTCTACAATTATTTATAGCAAATCCTTTTGTTAAAAAGTTAATATCAAAAGCATCTAATAAGAAACTTTCCAAGTAAGAAATCAACaaggttttcttttcttttttttccttttcccagtTTTCCTTATCTCTAAACAtttcttacttgttttccttATCCCTAAACACTTCTTACATCATAGTGATTTATTGGCATTAGTAGGGGAAATGATGAATCCACTTTAGCATTAAAGTATAATTGAGAATGAGTACAACAAAATCCACAACAATCTATAAAACTCTAGAAAGAAAGTTGGCATGTACATGATTATGAGAATGAGCATTAGGACATTTTTTTCTACTTGGTTAAATTCTAATACACAAGAAATATAGATATGGTGCATTCATgattcttttccaaaataacaACTGAAGCGGactaataaaataatcattataaaaacaaattagatatatatatatatatagatggacTTTGCATGTATAATTTCATGCCACCAACCAATACACTTTGTAGTCAAAATATATCAACTCAAGTTTTTAACATTCGAAAGGCATACTTTCTCAtaataagtttcaaaaattcatGCTAATATGAATTTGAGTTTCATTTTTAACTCATTTGTAATGGGTGAAGAAAATATACCTACCCTCTCAAAACTTTCTCAAATGCATATTTGAAGCAGAAATGCTCTTCTCCTCCTACATAAACACTAATTCTTGCTTTGAATTCTCTTTACCTGCAATAcaagaacaaaaattaaaaaaacaaaagcaaaaatagTAGAACACATGTATGACCAACGAAATGTTGGATCTTTAACCAAACAGCTAAGCTTTTTCCCTTAGATAGCCTCAGActtttgcttgccttgaaaagAATGAACATGGTAAAGAAATTCAAGCCCCATATAAATTAGAAAGAGAAAGGAAGGCGAAATAATACCAATAAAAGATGAGAGCATTAGTGATAGAAGTGTGAATGAGATCAGTCTTGGATTTCTCTGAATCTTTTATGGTGTGGCTCCTCCACTGGGTACTGGTCTATTGGGTTCCTTTTATTGTGAGCACCAACATTATGATCAACGTACTGTATCATTTGGCGGATGGTTGTGCTCAGTGGCTTCTTGGTTGTCGCAATCATTGGTATCTTGTACAGCTGATCTATGGCCACCCAAATCCCCATGAGAAGAGCTGCTGCCTTGTACTATTGTGAGATGATTGTGTCCATAATCTTGGGCATATAGAAGCTGGAACCCACACCGCTCCACTTTCACTGATTTCGTATCGAAGTCATTTTTAAATGAAGCGTTCAAGGTCCTATATTTATTTGAGTGATATATGTTGGGAATCATTGACTTGGCAATTTTTATCAACCACAATTGATTTGATTCATCTCCATCACGGCAGCTTTGACAATGGCGTCGAGACTGGATATCACGCACCACCAAAGACGGATTGTTGTTGAAATTCAATTTACATATGAAATTCCTGCTTTCATCGATATCCCTCCATTCAATATCAAGTGGAACATGAAGAGAGCACAAAGCAAAGCCCAAGAAGTCATCATTTTCGTACCAATTCTGAGGAAGTGTTAGAGTTATTTTGGATCCCTTTTTCTGATGGCTTATCCACTCTGGAATTCCATTACTTTCAGGAATAAAAGTATCGAGTACTTTACCTCGAGGTACAAACTTCTGCACAAAAAGTACAGTATAAATATTGTGTCCCCGTAAAAGGAAAAGGTTAAATGCCATATATGAAAAATCATACCTGAATTCCGGATTTAAAAAAAGGAGACCAGAGTAGACTCGATGAAATTTTCAGGGATGTGCATTGATGGGCAACTAGAGTTCTTAAATTCGATGGAGGCTCTGGAATATGTTGAAGCAGCTTGCAGTGACTCAAGTTAAGAACGATTAGCTTGTGAAGTTGACTGATCCCATCAGGTATGCTACTGAACTGGTTCCCCATGAGAACTAAACATTGCAGTGACGTTAGGTGGCAAATACCACTAGGGATTTCCCTTAGACCGCAGTTGATTAGTCGTAATATTCTCAAGGAGCACAAACCCGACAAAGATGGGAATTGACAATTCATTGAATCAAAATCCTTAACATAAAGAATTTCTAGAGATTGCAATCTCCCCAAGTTCTCTGGCAATTTTTTGAGTTCTGGACAGGATTTGATAGTGAGAGTTTTAAGAGATGTCAGATTACAAATACTTTCCGGAAGATTCACAAGGTTTTTGCAATATGCCAGATTCAGATCTTGAAGCCCTCTCAGACGTTGAATTGATGATGGTATCTCTTTTATGGCACTTCCACCTAAATCAAGCTTTTTTAAGATTTCCATATCTTCCAGGATTTCTGGAAAGCTCTCCAATTGTGAACAGCCTTCGCAACAGAGAGTTGTAAGTGATTTGAACTCGCAAATACTACTTGGCAGACTCTTGAGGTATTTGCAACCCCGCAAACATAAACCATCAAGCTCCAAGGGATTCTCTATAATGGGTAGTTCCTTCATGTCACTGTCCTCAAAACAACCACGCTGTCGACATATCCCATTTTGTTGGCATAGGTTGCATCTTCTAACCTCCGCATCCCGTGTCTGTGTCCTTAGTGGAAGGTCTTTGGAGTATATAAGGTGGACTGCACACTTCCCCTCTTTAAAGGCTTTCTTAAAAGTATTGTAAGAGCCCCCAAATGTAGGTGAAAGGTGGTGCCCATCATCAGCGAGATACCACTCCTTAAGAGCTTCCTTGGAATACAAAATCACCCACGTTTGACGTGATACACTATCATTACCTTGGCCATAGCAAAGACAATGAGATTCAAATTTGTGAAAATCCGTCGATCGATCATTATCACCATAGAAACGCAAAGCACATTTCAGACAACAAGAGGGTAAATATACATCCTCCGAAAATAATTCAGCTGCAGATTCATCCTGAGATTTATGGTCTGATTCATTTTCGGATATGTCCTCAGATTCATCATCAAGTGGAACATAAACACAGCATATAGCAAATCCCAAAAACTCATTATCTTGGTGCCAATTCTGCGGAAGCTCTATTGTTCTTCTCTCCATCATCCACTCTGGAACTCCACTATGTCCAGGAAGAACAATACAAATTCCATTGCCATGGTAGGCAGAATCATTGCAATTCTGACTACACTGGTTCAAATCCTGCACAAAAGCACCATGTAAATCTAGTGTCTGCATAAAAAAAGTCAAGTGACATGAAAATCATATACCTGAATTTCCGAATTGAAGCAATTGACCAGAGAATGAAATGGCAAAAATGAGGCTGTTGATAAAGATTGATTTGGACCATGCGCATCTAAAAGCCTTAGACTTGATGGAAGCTCTGGAATGTGTTCAAGGTTCTGGCAGTGACTTAAGTTAAGGACTTGCAGCCTAGAAAGTCGATTGATTGTGGCAGGTATGCTTCTAAAATCATTCGATTTCAGATTTAGTTCTATCAGTGATGATAAACGACAAATGTCACTGGGAATTCCTCCTTCCATTATATTGCAGTAACTTAGGTCCAATACTTCCAATGATGATAGGCAACAAACATCAGTAGGGATTTTGTTGAGTTTTGAACACCCTCTGAAACTGAGAATTTTGAGAGCTTTTAGATGTCCaaacgatgatgatgatggtagCTCTTCTATAGCCGTACCACTTAAATCGAGCTCTCTTAGCTTTCTCATATTGCCCTTGATTTCTGGAAATCTCTTTAGCTTTGAACAGTCTCCGCAAGACAAAGTTTGAAGGTGTTTCCATTTATAAATGCCTCTTGGAAGACACTCCAGCTTTACACAGCCTGTCCAATTCAAGGgaggaaaaaaacaaattagttTTAATAACTCTTATACTGATGCATGAACCTTTTTAAGTACCATTGAATAACCTTTTAGAGTTAGAATCTCCAAGTTTGGCACACTTGAGAAGTCCGGGATTTCAGTGAGATGCACTGAATGACTGAGATTGATAACGTTCAACTTGTTATGaagctggaaaaaaaaaaaaaaaaaaaaacctattgataattttacataaacattaaaaattaatataaaaaaaagtgtaactaaatgataataacaataccTTGTTCCCTCTCCAAAGTTGCTTTATATTGCTGCCCCTTAATATGAGTTCAACAAGGTCCTTTGCATGAAAATTTGTTGGCAAAGATTCTAAAGAGTATCCATCCCAATGGAAATAAGTTAACTCATAAGAAGGAAACTCAAAGTCCCTTGGAAGGTGGTCTTCAGAAAATAGCTTTCCATCAAGATGCCTACTAAATCTTGATATGCAACCATATTCATCATCTTTATGGATTTTGAGCAATCTAAGTCTATCCATCTGTTTGAAAGATTCTTTAGTAAACTGTGTTGGAAATTTACAAATATCTAGGAATAGTCCTTTGATCGATCGTGTCCcctgaaaaatataaatcaagaaTAAGAGAAACACAAGATGCATAAAACTTAACTAAATTATATAGATGGTTAATTTCtaaaacaataacaataatattgaAGTTTGCATATGCACGATAACCTAAGTT contains the following coding sequences:
- the LOC100268040 gene encoding disease resistance protein RPV1, which gives rise to MASSSTHGASSSTSISPNYDVFLSFRGVDTRKNFTDYLYTTLVRYGIQTFRDNEELEKGGIIASDLSRAIKESRIFMIIFSKNYAYSRWCLNELVKITECARQEGSMVLPIFYHVDPSDIRKQSGIFGDALAHHERDADEKKKEMIQKWRTALTEAASLSGWHVDDQFETEVVNEIINTIVGSLKRQPLNVSENIVGISVHLEKLKLMMNTELNKVSVIGICGPGGIGKTTIAEAIYNKISYQYDSSSFLRNIREKSQGDTLQLQNELLHDILKEKGFKISNIDEGVTMIKRCLNSKRVLVILDDVDDLKQLKHLAEKKDWFNAKSTIIITSRDKQVLARYGVDTPYEVQKFDKKEAIELFSLWAFQENLPKEAYENLSYNMIEYADGLPLALKLLGASLFGKKISEWESALYKLKRIPHMEINKVLRISFDGLDDMDKEIFLDVACFFKGKSKDFVSRILGPHAEYGIATLNDKCLITISKNMMDMHDLIQQMGKEIIRQECPDDLGRRSRIWDSDAYDVLTRNMGTRSIKGLFLDICKFPTQFTKESFKQMDRLRLLKIHKDDEYGCISRFSRHLDGKLFSEDHLPRDFEFPSYELTYFHWDGYSLESLPTNFHAKDLVELILRGSNIKQLWRGNKLHNKLNVINLSHSVHLTEIPDFSSVPNLEILTLKGCVKLECLPRGIYKWKHLQTLSCGDCSKLKRFPEIKGNMRKLRELDLSGTAIEELPSSSSFGHLKALKILSFRGCSKLNKIPTDVCCLSSLEVLDLSYCNIMEGGIPSDICRLSSLIELNLKSNDFRSIPATINRLSRLQVLNLSHCQNLEHIPELPSSLRLLDAHGPNQSLSTASFLPFHSLVNCFNSEIQDLNQCSQNCNDSAYHGNGICIVLPGHSGVPEWMMERRTIELPQNWHQDNEFLGFAICCVYVPLDDESEDISENESDHKSQDESAAELFSEDVYLPSCCLKCALRFYGDNDRSTDFHKFESHCLCYGQGNDSVSRQTWVILYSKEALKEWYLADDGHHLSPTFGGSYNTFKKAFKEGKCAVHLIYSKDLPLRTQTRDAEVRRCNLCQQNGICRQRGCFEDSDMKELPIIENPLELDGLCLRGCKYLKSLPSSICEFKSLTTLCCEGCSQLESFPEILEDMEILKKLDLGGSAIKEIPSSIQRLRGLQDLNLAYCKNLVNLPESICNLTSLKTLTIKSCPELKKLPENLGRLQSLEILYVKDFDSMNCQFPSLSGLCSLRILRLINCGLREIPSGICHLTSLQCLVLMGNQFSSIPDGISQLHKLIVLNLSHCKLLQHIPEPPSNLRTLVAHQCTSLKISSSLLWSPFFKSGIQKFVPRGKVLDTFIPESNGIPEWISHQKKGSKITLTLPQNWYENDDFLGFALCSLHVPLDIEWRDIDESRNFICKLNFNNNPSLVVRDIQSRRHCQSCRDGDESNQLWLIKIAKSMIPNIYHSNKYRTLNASFKNDFDTKSVKVERCGFQLLYAQDYGHNHLTIVQGSSSSHGDLGGHRSAVQDTNDCDNQEATEHNHPPNDTVR